The following proteins are encoded in a genomic region of Coregonus clupeaformis isolate EN_2021a chromosome 14, ASM2061545v1, whole genome shotgun sequence:
- the LOC121580998 gene encoding desmocollin-2 — MAPNLPVHLCIFLVISCVDSCFIPVSIQATVPQTVQVGHVISKVDVDQCDTITLHFTTSDPDFTVRPDGTIVTVAITMVPANGRTFSVQFQDLDGQKREMDVYLVQNSRKVLKDGLLKRSKRRWSPLPFNIIENDAPPFPKDVELIASDSSATRRVYYTISGPGVTEEPVGVFSVVMDTGMLQVNKAVDRERTPQFVFQARVFDRYTNQETDLPLPITVNVVDVNDNAPTFTGLMQFHVLEQSKAGTMVGMVNATDIDERGTDHTKIRYSLLSGTDLFYINPETGVISTKTDTLDREVNEKYVVTVEIKDMNGALNGLVSTAPATIVLGDINDNPPTFTKTSYDVKVKENQVEGLLLRIPIEDKDLVKTPNWNTEFVIKKGNEKGNFRIERDPKTNEGLIYLTKPLDYEKTKNLKLEVLARNQAELSGTKAQWVSIPVDISVVDEDEGPEFTAPTVLFTVQENTPNDTLIGTYIAVDPETKSSAGIKYYKVSDPASWIKVDESTGQLKIANTIDRESHFVTNGVYNVSMKAIDASLKTGTGTVIIQVEDVNDHVPDIPFKDLVMCEKDGGEMGSVLVIAEDKDQAPFSAPFSFELGEEHDGRWAVKRLNNTAVMLEHTKELPTGVYTVPLMVKDLQGFGKTQTVTVRICRCRNGACLAYQNSTSLGVWAILAMLLALGLLLLLCILFAFICVTNNEKMELEDMGDSGGILLKSNIEAPGDAVDSNLIIVPASGIDPSVKGSMIDVGWVGAKNSGMIGGGLGAQQNLLQQSGGVILTNMENGYPGQYEGSQYGGQYGSGQCGGGQYGGGNMTFDNTRFMKFNNSAAWHFWQTNGLFLQQKLAYLGTGEEGRYADDIIHTYGFEGVGSPAGSVGCCSDQGNQENLDFLNTLGPKFKTLAEVCNKK, encoded by the exons ATGGCACCAAATTTACCTGTACATTTATGCATCTTTTTG GTCATCTCATGTGTGGACTCCTGCTTTATCCCTGTCTCCATACAAGCAACAGTACCTCAGACAGTACAAGTTGGACATGTTATTTCAAAAG TTGATGTGGACCAATGTGACACCATCACATTGCACTTTACAACTAGTGACCCCGACTTCACAGTACGACCTGATGGCACTATAGTAACCGTCGCCATCACCATGGTACCAGCCAATGGCAGGACATTCTCAGTGCAGTTTCAGGACCTCGATGGTCAGAAGAGAGAAATGGATGTTTACCTTGTCCAGAACTCTAGAAAG GTATTGAAAGATGGCCTACTAAAGCGCTCCAAAAGACGTTGGAGTCCTCTGCCCTTCAACATCATAGAAAATGACGCACCGCCATTTCCAAAGGACGTTGAGCTG ATTGCATCTGATTCGTCGGCCACTCGCAGAGTGTACTACACCATCAGTGGGCCTGGTGTGACAGAGGAGCCTGTGGGTGTGTTCAGTGTGGTGATGGACACTGGGATGTTGCAGGTCAACAAAGCTGTCGACCGCGAGAGAACCCCTCAGTTTGTA TTTCAAGCAAGAGTGTTTGACAGATACACCAACCAGGAGACAGATCTACCATTACCCATCACAGTGAATGTAGTGGATGTGAATGACAATGCGCCAACTTTCACTGGCCTAATGCAGTTTCATGTGCTGGAGCAAAGCAAAGCAG GGACGATGGTGGGGATGGTGAATGCCACAGACATAGACGAGCGTGGTACCGACCACACTAAGATCAGGTACTCCCTCCTCTCTGGGACCGACCTGTTCTACATCAACCCAGAGACAGGAGTCATCAGCACCAAAACAGACACCCTCGACAGAGAG GTGAATGAGAAATATGTTGTGACAGTGGAAATCAAAGACATGAATGGAGCTCTGAATGGTCTAGTCAGCACAGCCCCAGCCACCATTGTGTTGGGGGATATCAACGACAACCCTCCCACATTCACAAAGACATCT TACGATGTAAAAGTTAAAGAGAACCAAGTAGAGGGACTCCTCCTCAGAATCCCCATTGAAGATAAGGACTTGGTGAAGACACCAAACTGGAACACTGAGTTTGTCATCAAAAAGGGGAATGAAAAGGGGAACTTCAGGATCGAAAGAGACCCCAAAACAAATGAAGGACTCATTTATCTAACAAAG CCTCTAGACTACGAGAAGACCAAGAACTTAAAGCTGGAGGTGTTGGCCCGTAACCAGGCTGAGCTGAGTGGGACCAAGGCCCAGTGGGTGTCCATCCCTGTAGACATCTCTGTAGTGGACGAAGACGAGGGACCAGAGTTCACCGCCCCCACCGTACTCTTCACTGTCCAGGAGAACACTCCTAATGACACCCTGATTGGGACCTACATAGCCGTAGACCCAGAGACCAAGAGCAGTGCCGGCATCAA GTATTACAAGGTCTCGGACCCTGCTTCATGGATCAAGGTAGATGAAAGCACCGGACAGCTGAAGATCGCCAACACTATCGACAGGGAGTCCCACTTTGTAACGAATGGCGTGTACAACGTCAGTATGAAAGCTATTGATGCCA GTCTCAAGACAGGTACAGGGACAGTGATTATTCAAGTGGAGGATGTGAATGACCACGTCCCAGACATCCCCTTTAAAGACCTGGTGATGTGTGAGaaggatgggggagagatgggcTCTGTGCTGGTGATAGCAGAGGACAAGGACCAAGCTCCATTCTCTGCCCCCTTCAGCTTTGAACTGGGAGAGGAGCATGATGGGAGATGGGCTGTGAAGCGACTTAATA ACACTGCGGTGATGTTGGAGCACACCAAGGAGCTTCCTACTGGTGTGTATACTGTCCCCCTGATGGTCAAGGACCTACAGGGATTTGGAAAGACCCAGACTGTAACGGTCCGGATCTGCCGCTGCAGGAACGGAGCATGTTTGGCCTACCAGAACTCCACATCGCTGGGTGTGTGGGCCATCCTGGCCATGCTGCTGGCACTGGGCCTGCTACTTCTACTCT GTATCCTCTTTGCATTCATCTGTGTTACAAATAATGAGAAAATGGAGCTGGAGGATATGGGCGACAGCGGCGGTATCCTCCTGAAGTCTAACATTGAGGCCCCAGGGGATGCAGTG GATTCAAATCTCATCATCGTTCCTGCATCTGGGATCGATCCATCAGTGAAGGGATCCATGATTGACGTAGGGTGGGTGGGAGCTAAGAACTCGGGTATGATTGGAGGAGGCCTGGGTGCTCAACAGAACCTGCTACAGCAGTCTGGCGGCGTCATATTGACCAATATGGAGAATGGCTACCCTGGCCAATACGAAGGCAGCCAATACGGTGGACAATATGGCAGTGGACAATGTGGTGGAGGTCAATATGGTGGTGGAAACATGACTTTTGACAACACCCGTTTCATGAAATTCAACAACTCTGCAGCCTGGCACTTCTGGCAAACCAACGGGCTGTTTTTACAACAG AAGTTGGCTTACCTAGGGACGGGGGAGGAGGGGCGATATGCCGATGACATCATCCACACGTACGGCTTCGAGGGGGTGGGGTCTCCAGCCGGCTCGGTGGGCTGCTGCAGTGACCAAGGCAACCAGGAAAACCTGGACTTCCTAAACACACTGGGGCCAAAGTTCAAGACATTAGCTGAGGTCTGTAACAAGAAATGA